A stretch of DNA from Bacillota bacterium:
TGGTACCGATGCCTCCGGCCAACCGCGATAGCTCTTGACCCCGGCCCACCAACCGGGGGAGCAGGTACTTAAGCTGGGCCAGCTCCACCTGCAGTTTACCTTCCTTGGTGCGGGCCTTCTGTGCGAAGATGTCCAGGATTACCTGGGTGCGATCTAGGATCTTACAGTCCAACCGTCTTTCCAGGTTGCGGGCCTGGGTTTCGGTGAGCTCCAGGTCGAAGACCACCGTATCGATGTTCCGTTCTTCCACGAGGCTCTCCAGCTCTGCCAACAGTCCGGTACCGATGCAATAGGCGGGATCAAGGTATTGGCGGGTCTGGGTTACCGCACCGATGACTTGGCCACCGGCGGTATATACCAGTTCCTCCAACTCGTCCAAAGACGCTTTGAATATGTAGTTGGGATGGGACGGCAGCTGCACACCCACCAGGAGGACCCGTTCCTGCATGTTAACCACAGTTCACCTCGCGTTGTGATTTATGTTAATAGTATAGCCCATCGCCCAAAGAAGGTCTATAAGACTCCTTGGGCTTGCTGAAAAAAGGGCCTATTTCGGTTTGACAATTTGCCCCTTAATCGCTAGTATTTAATGCGTAGGCTCAGGAATCTGCTATAATGGACCTACCCTCAGCATTTACTTCCCGAGTGTTTGTTTTCCTTATCATTTACATGGAAAACGGATGTCAACTTAAGTAAAAAAGGAGACTAGGACTATGCTGAAGCTTGTTCTGCCCACCGGCTCTTTGGAGAAGCCGACGCTGGAGATGTTTGAGGATGCGCAGCTTTCGGTCCATTGCTATAACTCCCGGTGTTACGATGGGGAGATCGATGATCCCCGCATCAAGCGCGTCCGGTTCATGCGGCCCCAGGAGATTCCCTTGTATGTGGCTGAGGGTCTGTTCGATCTGGGGATTACCGGGTTGGATTGGATTATGGAGCGGGATTGCGAAGACCAGGTGGAGATCATCACCCACTTGCCCTACAGTAGGGCCACTGCCCATCCGGTACGGATCGTGGTCGCGGTGCACGAGAATTCGGGGATCGATCGGGTGGAAGACATTCCCCCCGGTAGCCGGGTGACCACCGAGTACGTGAACCTGGCCAAACGTTATTTTAAACAGAAGGGTATTGACGTGCAGGTGGAGTTTTCCTTTGGAACCACCGAGGCCAAGGTGCCGGAGATCGCGGATGTGGCCGTGGAGCTCACCGAACGGGGTACCACCCTCAAGGCCAATGGCCTGAAGATCATCGATGTGATTGCCCAATCAAAGACCACCTTGATCGCTAATCCCGAGAGTATGAAGGATCCCGAAAAGAAGTTGGCAATTCAAGAGATTACCACCCTGCTCCAGGGGGCCTTGATGGCCCGGGGGCGTGTCCTTCTTAAGATGAACGTGGCCAAAAGCAACTTGAAACGGGTTCTCTCCCTGCTTCCCTCCATGAAAGCACCGACCGTTTCCCAGCTCTATTCCGAGACCGATGACTATGTGGCGGTGGAGACCGTAGTAGACCGCGAGGGGATCAATCTATTGTTGCCCAAGCTGGTGGCGGCCGGAGCTGAGGATATCCTGGAGATTCCCATTACTAAGATCGTGGGTTAACTCTTTTCCTCCGGAAGGAAAGACCTTAGGATTACCGAATATATTAGCTGGTCCTCGCACATCAGAGGTGTGCAAGGACTTAACACTGTTCGGGTTTAAGGAGGTGACAAAGTCCTTAAGCTGCTGAAGGGCTAAGGATACGATTATGAGCCAGTTTGCCGAAGCACTACTCCTCACTGCTGTTGGAATCGGGGTTGTCATGGCCTGCATGGCCATATTTGTATGTTTACTGAACCTTACGGGTTACCTCTTAGGCAGAAGTGTGCGTCAAAGGGAGCCCGCAGTGATGACCACTGCTCCAA
This window harbors:
- a CDS encoding ATP phosphoribosyltransferase, giving the protein MLKLVLPTGSLEKPTLEMFEDAQLSVHCYNSRCYDGEIDDPRIKRVRFMRPQEIPLYVAEGLFDLGITGLDWIMERDCEDQVEIITHLPYSRATAHPVRIVVAVHENSGIDRVEDIPPGSRVTTEYVNLAKRYFKQKGIDVQVEFSFGTTEAKVPEIADVAVELTERGTTLKANGLKIIDVIAQSKTTLIANPESMKDPEKKLAIQEITTLLQGALMARGRVLLKMNVAKSNLKRVLSLLPSMKAPTVSQLYSETDDYVAVETVVDREGINLLLPKLVAAGAEDILEIPITKIVG